A genomic region of Trichothermofontia sichuanensis B231 contains the following coding sequences:
- the rseP gene encoding RIP metalloprotease RseP — MSVLAVSGAAGTGANGLAYLGAIGVLAILIVVHELGHFLAARTQGIRVSKFSIGFGPVLWRYQGPETEYALRAIPLGGFVGFPDEDPDSEIPADDPNLLQNRPLWDRAIVISAGVIANLVFAYLLLVVQLGIVGIPDGIRYQPGVVIPQVMAETSPAAQAGIKAGDVVLMVDGQPLPAAKTAIPTLMGLIQNHPGQTINLTLQRGEQQFSVTVIPEMGSDGKGRIGVQLFPNGQPIYRRPHSPIELFTLAATEFQDIFEQIIQGLGLLVTHFRDTASQVSGPVKIVEMGANIAQADAFSLLPFAAFISINLAIINILPLPALDGGQLLLLAVEGVRGKPLPTGLQEGVMQTGLVLLLGLGVFLIVRDTAQLDWVQRLFQ; from the coding sequence ATGTCGGTTTTGGCAGTCAGTGGCGCGGCGGGGACAGGGGCAAACGGCTTGGCCTATCTGGGCGCGATCGGGGTTTTAGCCATTTTGATCGTGGTGCATGAATTAGGGCACTTCCTGGCGGCCCGTACCCAAGGGATTCGGGTGAGTAAATTCTCGATCGGCTTTGGTCCGGTGCTGTGGCGCTACCAGGGGCCTGAAACCGAATATGCTCTCCGGGCGATTCCCCTGGGGGGTTTTGTAGGCTTTCCTGATGAAGATCCTGACAGTGAGATTCCTGCAGATGACCCCAACTTGCTGCAAAACCGGCCCTTGTGGGATCGGGCGATCGTGATTAGTGCCGGGGTGATTGCCAACCTGGTCTTTGCCTATTTGCTACTGGTGGTGCAACTGGGGATTGTCGGTATTCCGGATGGGATTCGCTACCAACCAGGGGTGGTGATTCCCCAGGTGATGGCGGAAACCTCGCCCGCAGCCCAGGCGGGGATTAAGGCAGGGGATGTGGTGCTCATGGTTGACGGACAACCCTTGCCTGCTGCCAAGACCGCCATCCCTACCCTCATGGGGTTGATTCAGAATCATCCGGGGCAAACCATTAACTTAACCTTACAACGGGGGGAACAGCAGTTCTCGGTTACCGTGATCCCAGAGATGGGGAGTGACGGGAAAGGGCGCATTGGGGTCCAGCTTTTCCCCAACGGGCAGCCCATCTATCGTCGTCCCCATAGTCCGATCGAGTTGTTCACCCTGGCTGCTACTGAGTTCCAGGATATTTTTGAACAAATTATCCAGGGGTTGGGATTGTTGGTTACTCACTTCCGGGATACCGCCAGCCAAGTATCGGGGCCTGTGAAGATTGTGGAAATGGGGGCTAATATCGCCCAGGCCGATGCCTTTAGTCTCCTGCCCTTTGCCGCTTTTATTAGCATCAACCTGGCAATTATCAATATTTTGCCCCTACCGGCTCTAGATGGGGGGCAACTGCTGCTGTTGGCCGTGGAAGGGGTACGCGGCAAGCCTCTACCCACGGGACTTCAGGAAGGGGTCATGCAAACGGGTTTGGTGTTGCTGTTGGGCTTGGGGGTGTTTCTGATTGTGCGGGATACGGCCCAGTTGGACTGGGTACAGCGGCTCTTCCAATAG
- the nth gene encoding endonuclease III — protein MSISRKYAHKGQRALEILVRLNRLYPEATCTLNYQTPVQLLVATILSAQCTDERVNQVTPALFARFPDAPALANADLEELETLVRSTGFYRNKARNIRAACQMIVDRFDGQVPKLMEDLLQLPGVARKTANVVLAHGYGINMGVTVDTHVKRLSQRLGLTDKTDPLRIEQELMHLLPQPDWENWSIRLIYHGRAVCTARNPACDRCELADLCPSAHVSRRPPVPGTVQA, from the coding sequence ATGAGTATTAGTCGGAAATATGCCCACAAGGGACAGCGAGCGCTGGAAATTTTAGTCCGGCTGAACCGCCTGTACCCGGAGGCGACCTGTACGCTCAATTACCAGACACCGGTGCAGCTTCTAGTGGCGACTATCCTGTCAGCCCAATGTACGGATGAACGGGTCAACCAGGTAACCCCGGCGCTCTTTGCCCGCTTCCCCGATGCGCCTGCCCTCGCTAATGCCGACCTCGAAGAATTGGAAACCTTAGTGCGATCGACCGGCTTTTACCGCAATAAGGCCCGCAATATTCGCGCCGCCTGTCAAATGATTGTCGATCGCTTCGATGGTCAGGTGCCCAAACTCATGGAAGATTTGCTGCAATTACCGGGGGTGGCCCGAAAGACTGCTAATGTCGTCCTGGCGCATGGCTATGGCATTAATATGGGCGTGACGGTGGATACCCATGTCAAACGCCTAAGCCAACGGCTGGGCCTGACGGACAAGACCGACCCCCTGCGGATTGAGCAAGAGTTGATGCACCTGTTGCCCCAGCCCGATTGGGAGAACTGGTCGATCCGGCTGATCTACCACGGTCGTGCAGTCTGTACGGCCCGCAATCCTGCCTGCGATCGCTGTGAACTGGCTGATCTTTGTCCCTCGGCCCATGTGAGTCGGCGTCCCCCAGTACCAGGAACGGTGCAGGCGTGA
- a CDS encoding o-succinylbenzoate synthase, with protein sequence MYRVAFRAYRRLFSPPLQTCHGVWRVREGILVQLQDESGRIGWGEIAPIPWFGSESFQQAWAFCQQLPPLLPEIPSLAIPAPLTACQFGLETAWLALVDPDPPLPPGADRPAALCGLLPTGTAALTGWRGIYAQGYRTLKWKIGVAPIAQEMAVFQELLAQFPPDLTLRLDANGGLSRDEAATWLRVCDRVPDRIEFLEQPLPPAQLAEMFTLSQQFATPVALDESVATVAQLEQCYQRGWRGIFVLKPAIAGSPRTLRQRCQDYGLDTVFSSVFETAIARRAALRLAYQLSPTPRPPGLGTGHWFDRADRLQAAEADQIWDALAE encoded by the coding sequence ATGTATCGTGTTGCCTTTCGGGCCTATCGTCGCCTATTCTCGCCACCACTTCAAACCTGCCACGGGGTCTGGCGAGTGCGCGAGGGGATTCTGGTACAGTTGCAGGACGAGTCCGGCAGGATCGGCTGGGGGGAAATTGCCCCAATTCCCTGGTTTGGCAGTGAATCCTTTCAACAAGCCTGGGCCTTTTGCCAACAGTTACCGCCCCTGCTGCCAGAGATTCCCAGTCTGGCTATTCCAGCACCCTTGACTGCCTGCCAATTTGGCTTAGAAACAGCCTGGTTGGCCTTGGTGGATCCCGATCCCCCTTTACCGCCAGGAGCCGATCGCCCAGCCGCATTGTGTGGCCTTTTGCCCACGGGGACAGCCGCCCTCACGGGTTGGCGCGGGATTTATGCTCAAGGCTACCGCACCCTGAAATGGAAAATTGGAGTTGCGCCGATCGCTCAGGAAATGGCCGTCTTCCAGGAATTACTGGCCCAATTCCCCCCAGACCTGACTCTGCGCTTAGACGCGAATGGGGGTCTCAGCCGAGATGAGGCCGCCACCTGGTTACGGGTCTGCGATCGCGTACCTGATCGCATCGAGTTCCTAGAACAACCCCTGCCCCCAGCCCAGTTGGCCGAGATGTTCACCCTGAGTCAGCAGTTTGCGACACCTGTGGCCCTAGATGAATCGGTGGCAACTGTGGCGCAACTGGAACAATGCTATCAACGGGGGTGGCGGGGAATTTTTGTCCTCAAACCCGCGATCGCCGGTTCCCCCCGGACCCTCCGGCAACGCTGTCAGGATTACGGTTTGGATACGGTTTTTTCCTCAGTCTTTGAAACGGCGATCGCCCGTCGTGCAGCGCTCCGCCTTGCCTATCAACTCTCCCCCACGCCTCGTCCGCCTGGTTTGGGCACGGGCCACTGGTTTGATCGGGCAGATAGACTGCAAGCAGCAGAGGCCGACCAGATTTGGGACGCGTTAGCAGAATAG
- a CDS encoding GNAT family N-acetyltransferase, with amino-acid sequence MIDATSSTNQASGKSPEPAIGLLIRDMEIDDLAPVYHLGDSLFTSDLYPYIYRTWDEWEVIGLYNTDPEYCLVAEIEGELAGFILGSIISKASLTYGYILWLGVNPVFQRRGIADSLVDKLIERLINDGARFMMVDTDPENTPAVNFFTRKGFGDLRRHVFLSMDLSQHPYYGRLITYEQEKAARSVWQRPRRRPNPKGG; translated from the coding sequence ATGATTGATGCCACTTCCTCAACTAACCAGGCTTCTGGTAAATCGCCAGAACCAGCGATCGGTCTCCTGATTCGCGATATGGAGATTGATGACCTTGCCCCTGTCTATCACCTAGGGGATAGTTTATTTACCAGTGATTTATATCCCTACATCTATCGAACTTGGGATGAATGGGAGGTGATTGGCTTATACAACACTGATCCAGAATATTGTTTAGTCGCTGAAATCGAGGGAGAGCTGGCAGGCTTCATCCTAGGGAGTATTATTAGCAAAGCCTCCCTTACTTACGGTTATATTCTCTGGCTTGGGGTCAATCCTGTATTCCAGCGACGGGGGATTGCTGATAGTTTGGTCGACAAGTTAATTGAACGGTTGATTAATGATGGTGCCCGGTTCATGATGGTGGACACAGACCCAGAAAATACCCCAGCAGTCAATTTTTTCACGCGCAAAGGATTTGGAGATCTGCGCCGCCATGTGTTTTTATCAATGGACCTCAGCCAACATCCCTACTATGGTCGCCTGATTACCTATGAACAGGAAAAGGCAGCCCGATCGGTGTGGCAACGCCCCCGCCGCCGTCCGAATCCTAAGGGAGGATGA
- the fabD gene encoding ACP S-malonyltransferase, with protein sequence MKTAWVFPGQGSQTVGMGGDLQTEPLAQKRFQQAEAILGWSVLDRCQGDETELARTLYTQPCLYVIECILVDLLRDRGHQPDLVAGHSLGEYVALYSAGVFDFATGLRLIQKRAALMDSSANGAMAALIGADRDQLEQVLANTADVVLANDNSAAQVVISGTPTAVETVLGQVKAKRAVRLNVSGAFHSPLIADAAAEFAQVLEPIAFQPAQVPVLSNVEPQATTDAAVLKQRLAAQMTGQVRWREICLQLPELGIEQAWEVGPGNVLTGLLKRTCKGLGLVNIGQLADLPS encoded by the coding sequence ATGAAAACCGCATGGGTATTTCCAGGACAGGGATCGCAAACCGTGGGAATGGGAGGCGATCTGCAAACCGAGCCGTTAGCCCAGAAACGCTTCCAGCAGGCAGAAGCGATTTTAGGTTGGTCGGTCCTCGATCGCTGCCAGGGGGATGAAACCGAGTTGGCCCGTACCCTCTATACCCAACCTTGCCTATACGTGATCGAATGTATTTTGGTGGATCTCCTGCGCGATCGGGGGCACCAACCAGATTTAGTAGCAGGGCATAGTCTCGGAGAATATGTGGCCCTCTACAGCGCAGGTGTGTTCGACTTTGCCACGGGCCTGCGATTGATCCAAAAACGGGCGGCCCTGATGGATAGCAGTGCCAACGGGGCAATGGCAGCCCTGATTGGGGCCGATCGCGACCAACTGGAACAGGTGTTGGCCAACACTGCCGATGTGGTCTTGGCCAACGATAATAGCGCGGCGCAAGTGGTCATTTCCGGGACCCCTACAGCGGTGGAGACGGTCTTGGGTCAAGTCAAAGCGAAACGAGCAGTGCGCCTCAATGTTTCGGGAGCCTTCCACTCCCCCCTCATAGCAGACGCCGCGGCTGAGTTTGCCCAGGTGCTCGAACCGATCGCGTTTCAGCCAGCCCAGGTGCCCGTCCTCTCCAACGTGGAACCCCAAGCCACCACCGATGCCGCCGTCCTCAAGCAACGGCTAGCCGCCCAAATGACTGGACAAGTGCGTTGGCGCGAGATTTGTCTACAACTCCCGGAATTGGGCATTGAACAAGCCTGGGAGGTGGGGCCAGGCAATGTGCTCACGGGGCTACTCAAACGCACCTGTAAAGGGTTAGGACTGGTGAATATAGGCCAACTAGCGGACTTGCCCTCGTAG
- a CDS encoding glucose-1-phosphate adenylyltransferase, which translates to MKRVLGIILGGGAGTRLYPLTKLRAKPAVPLAGKYRLIDIPVSNCINSDILKIYVLTQFNSASLNRHLARAYNFAGFQEGFVEVLAAQQTQENPGWFQGTADAVRQYLWLFNEWDVDEYLILSGDHLYRMDYRLFIERHRETKADITLSVVPMDERRASDFGLMRIDADGRVIDFSEKPKGEALKRMQVDTTILGLTPEQARQQPYIASMGIYVFKKDVMNDLLNRYPDQTDFGKEIIPASADTYNLQAYLFKDYWEDIGTIAAFYEANLALTQQLQPPFSFYDENAPIYTRSRFLPPSKLLNCQVNESIISEGCILKNCQINHSVLGVRSRVDADCVVEDALLLGADFYEHYAERQRSLGERKIPIGIGAGSVVRRAIIDKNARIGRNVRLINKDHIEEADREELGFIIRSGIIVVLKNAEIPDGTVI; encoded by the coding sequence GTGAAGAGAGTACTGGGAATCATTCTGGGCGGCGGCGCAGGGACCCGCCTGTATCCCTTAACCAAACTCCGGGCGAAACCCGCCGTACCCCTGGCAGGGAAATATCGTTTAATTGATATTCCAGTTAGTAATTGCATTAACTCCGACATCCTGAAAATCTATGTCCTGACGCAATTTAACTCGGCCTCCCTCAATCGCCACTTGGCCCGTGCCTATAACTTTGCCGGTTTCCAGGAAGGCTTTGTGGAAGTGCTGGCGGCGCAGCAAACCCAGGAAAATCCAGGCTGGTTCCAGGGGACGGCTGATGCGGTACGTCAGTATCTCTGGCTGTTTAATGAGTGGGATGTGGATGAGTACCTGATCTTGTCCGGGGATCATCTCTATCGCATGGACTACCGCCTCTTTATCGAGCGCCACCGGGAAACAAAAGCCGATATTACCCTGTCGGTGGTGCCGATGGATGAGCGGCGGGCTTCCGACTTTGGTCTGATGAGGATTGATGCTGATGGTCGTGTGATTGACTTCAGTGAAAAACCGAAGGGAGAAGCCCTGAAGCGGATGCAGGTGGACACGACCATTTTAGGGCTAACCCCTGAACAGGCGCGGCAACAACCCTATATCGCTTCGATGGGTATTTATGTCTTTAAAAAAGACGTAATGAACGATCTGCTGAATCGCTATCCTGACCAGACGGATTTCGGTAAAGAGATTATTCCGGCCTCAGCAGATACCTACAATTTACAAGCCTATTTGTTTAAGGACTATTGGGAAGATATTGGGACGATAGCGGCCTTTTACGAAGCCAATTTGGCCCTCACCCAGCAGCTGCAACCTCCCTTCAGCTTCTATGACGAAAACGCACCCATTTATACCCGTTCCCGCTTCCTGCCGCCGAGCAAGTTGTTGAACTGCCAGGTAAACGAGTCGATCATTAGTGAGGGTTGTATCCTCAAGAACTGTCAGATCAACCACTCGGTTTTGGGGGTACGATCGCGGGTTGACGCCGATTGTGTGGTTGAGGATGCCCTGTTGTTGGGGGCTGATTTTTACGAACACTATGCCGAACGGCAACGCAGTTTAGGCGAGCGCAAGATTCCGATCGGCATTGGGGCGGGCAGTGTAGTGCGACGGGCGATTATTGATAAGAATGCCCGCATTGGCCGTAATGTTCGCCTGATTAATAAGGATCACATTGAAGAGGCCGATCGGGAAGAATTGGGCTTTATCATCCGCAGTGGCATTATTGTCGTCCTGAAAAATGCTGAGATTCCTGACGGTACAGTCATTTAG
- a CDS encoding ATP adenylyltransferase family protein produces MSEPIPSVASLQLEPGTLWEQVKQRTIAALAGGALQPIATDYVVIEERGIAFIVRIMANLVRKEITQQQRQAVAKTGKPINPFLPYDPNLFVTDLTATHLCLLNKFNVVDHHILIVTRAFEEQTCWLNWQDFLALWLCLREMAGLGFYNGGAVAGASQPHKHLQLIPLTNDEIPMMPAIATAQFQDGIGRVPTFPFVHGLARLDLDPAIAPEQAATSLLAAYETLLKSVGLHPGKLEPGAQQTGAYNLLVTREWMLLVPRSQESYETIAINALGFVGAFLVKTKEQLERLKQLGIFPVLQQVGIPCSVDRETLLQSLPQS; encoded by the coding sequence ATGTCTGAGCCAATACCATCAGTTGCTAGCTTGCAGCTGGAACCAGGAACGCTGTGGGAGCAAGTGAAACAGCGGACGATCGCGGCATTGGCTGGCGGTGCGTTGCAGCCGATCGCGACGGATTATGTCGTGATTGAGGAGCGTGGGATTGCCTTTATCGTACGGATTATGGCCAATTTGGTGCGCAAGGAAATCACCCAACAACAACGCCAGGCCGTAGCCAAAACGGGGAAACCGATCAACCCATTTCTGCCCTACGACCCGAATTTATTCGTCACGGATCTCACGGCTACCCACCTGTGTTTGCTCAATAAATTCAATGTGGTAGATCACCATATTTTGATCGTCACCCGTGCCTTTGAAGAGCAAACCTGTTGGCTCAATTGGCAGGACTTTCTGGCCTTGTGGCTGTGTTTGCGGGAGATGGCTGGGTTAGGATTTTACAACGGGGGAGCCGTTGCAGGTGCGAGTCAACCGCATAAGCATCTGCAATTGATTCCCCTCACCAACGATGAGATCCCCATGATGCCGGCGATCGCGACGGCCCAGTTTCAAGATGGCATCGGCAGGGTACCTACTTTTCCCTTTGTACATGGGTTAGCACGGTTGGATTTAGATCCCGCGATCGCACCTGAGCAAGCCGCCACAAGTTTATTAGCAGCCTATGAAACCTTATTAAAAAGTGTGGGGCTGCATCCTGGGAAACTGGAACCGGGTGCCCAGCAAACGGGGGCCTACAATTTGCTAGTTACACGGGAATGGATGCTCTTGGTGCCTCGATCGCAGGAAAGCTATGAGACGATCGCGATCAATGCGCTGGGGTTTGTGGGTGCATTTTTGGTTAAGACTAAGGAACAATTAGAGCGCTTGAAGCAGTTAGGGATTTTCCCAGTGTTGCAACAGGTAGGGATTCCGTGTTCAGTAGACCGTGAGACACTGTTACAGTCTTTACCTCAATCATAA
- a CDS encoding pentapeptide repeat-containing protein, whose protein sequence is MKRRILAAVLLTPLVWARAAMAETPAHVRQLVSTLYCPDCDLSGANLSGLDLSGAYLVRANLTMADLAGADLTGADLREANLSEADLVAAKLNYADLRGALLVNTNLTRANLIGSSISRAELNGARFTEANLSHADLRDSNLIAVNLIGAYALDANFSRTDIHRSALQDANLSRANLRGALLNDSDMRRVNLMEGQMDRAFFRNVNLCDSYLAMASFDRTLLVDAKLVGADLTRTGLATANVEAARFGKNLGLDADALSDLSQRGATFGETCMAPPAPPPPAPPPLPPPPRPPVPALW, encoded by the coding sequence GTGAAGCGACGCATCTTAGCAGCAGTTTTGCTGACACCCTTGGTCTGGGCAAGAGCGGCAATGGCGGAGACCCCAGCCCATGTTCGACAGTTAGTCTCAACGCTGTACTGTCCTGACTGCGACTTGAGTGGGGCGAATTTGAGCGGGTTGGACCTCAGCGGGGCTTACCTAGTGCGAGCCAATTTGACGATGGCTGATCTGGCGGGGGCAGACCTTACCGGTGCAGATCTCAGGGAAGCCAATTTGAGTGAGGCGGATCTAGTGGCAGCTAAGTTAAATTATGCTGACCTACGGGGAGCGCTGTTGGTAAATACGAATTTAACTCGCGCTAACTTGATCGGCAGTAGTATTAGTCGGGCAGAGTTAAATGGTGCTCGATTCACGGAAGCGAATTTGAGCCATGCCGATTTGCGCGATTCCAATTTGATTGCAGTGAACCTGATTGGGGCCTATGCTCTGGATGCAAACTTTAGCCGCACGGATATCCACCGATCGGCGTTGCAGGATGCGAACCTGAGCCGCGCCAACCTGCGGGGGGCATTGCTGAATGATTCGGACATGCGCCGCGTTAACCTGATGGAAGGTCAGATGGATCGGGCCTTCTTCCGCAATGTGAATTTGTGTGATTCCTATCTGGCGATGGCGTCTTTTGATCGCACCCTGTTAGTGGATGCCAAATTAGTGGGAGCAGACCTCACCCGTACGGGACTGGCGACGGCTAATGTTGAAGCGGCTCGTTTCGGCAAGAATTTGGGTCTCGATGCCGATGCACTCAGTGATCTGTCGCAACGGGGAGCCACCTTTGGCGAGACCTGTATGGCACCGCCGGCACCGCCGCCGCCAGCCCCCCCGCCGCTCCCGCCACCCCCTCGGCCTCCAGTCCCAGCACTTTGGTAG
- a CDS encoding ferredoxin-thioredoxin reductase variable chain produces MNPDVSTIRTTFAIGTPVRVKESVIVYHHPEHRNEPLDLKGEEGEVINLVLDWHDRPVSASCPIEVKFSQRFRAHFRADELEVIH; encoded by the coding sequence ATGAACCCTGATGTTAGTACGATCCGCACCACCTTTGCGATCGGCACTCCCGTGCGGGTGAAAGAATCGGTCATTGTCTATCATCATCCCGAACACCGCAACGAACCCCTTGATCTCAAAGGTGAAGAAGGGGAAGTGATTAATCTGGTTCTGGACTGGCACGATCGTCCTGTCAGTGCTAGTTGTCCGATTGAGGTCAAGTTTAGCCAGCGCTTCCGTGCCCACTTCCGCGCCGATGAGTTAGAGGTCATCCACTAA
- a CDS encoding NADH-quinone oxidoreductase subunit K, translating into MPVLEVRILEAFVFATVLFGFLGILVKKNLLMKIIAMDVMSTGVIAYYVLVAARQGVFTPILSDTPKGEYPKGEYADPVPQAVILTAIVIGFSIQALMLVGAMKLARENPTLETSEIEKGNMP; encoded by the coding sequence ATGCCCGTGTTAGAAGTCCGCATCTTAGAAGCCTTTGTGTTTGCCACCGTTTTGTTTGGCTTTCTTGGCATCTTGGTCAAGAAAAACCTGCTGATGAAAATCATTGCGATGGATGTCATGAGTACGGGGGTAATTGCTTACTACGTGTTGGTGGCTGCCCGGCAAGGGGTCTTTACCCCCATCCTGTCGGATACCCCTAAGGGGGAGTATCCTAAGGGGGAGTATGCGGACCCGGTGCCCCAGGCGGTGATTTTGACGGCGATCGTCATTGGTTTTTCGATTCAGGCCTTGATGTTGGTAGGAGCCATGAAGTTGGCGCGGGAAAATCCCACTCTGGAAACCAGCGAGATTGAGAAGGGGAATATGCCATGA
- a CDS encoding cation:proton antiporter — protein MTIPAALSLGIAPIPSLPALTIVWITLPFALGFLGYLMPRRDRYFAFGMAWFSVAYALLLFVQPAPLELRLLDHFGVSLLLDPLTGFFILTNGLVTAAVLGYCWQSNKTPFFYAQTLMLHGSVNAAFACSDLMSLYVALEVLGVAAFLLIAYPRSDRAIWVALRYLFVSNVVMLFYLVGTALVYQANHSFDFVGLRTAPPEAIALVLLGLLVKAGIFISGLWLPLTHSESETPVSALMSGVVVKASVLPLVRCALLFETAEPIVRLFGVATALFGVFYAVFEKDTKRMLAFHTISQLGFVLAAPIVAGFYALTHGLVKSALFLIAGNLPSRSFKALKSQAIWTPLWVALAIASFSISGFPLLSGFGAKVLTMKNLEAWQVIGMNLAALGTATSFAKFIFLPHGLPHPSRLALAGQPGEVILPSLSRGFWVAMAILLGGLVVANGVYYEAYTWANVAKPLVTIALGWGVYQWVLPRLSLKRPQVLEQFEHLMGMMVVMLVALFWMVLA, from the coding sequence ATGACGATTCCCGCTGCGCTCTCTCTGGGAATCGCTCCCATCCCCTCTCTGCCTGCCCTGACGATCGTCTGGATTACCCTGCCGTTTGCCTTGGGGTTTCTGGGGTACCTGATGCCCCGGCGCGATCGCTACTTTGCTTTTGGGATGGCGTGGTTCTCGGTCGCCTATGCCCTGCTCCTGTTTGTCCAGCCGGCCCCCCTGGAATTACGGCTACTGGATCACTTTGGCGTGAGTCTATTGCTCGACCCGCTGACCGGCTTTTTTATCCTGACCAATGGTCTGGTGACGGCGGCAGTGTTGGGGTATTGCTGGCAGAGCAATAAAACCCCCTTTTTCTATGCCCAGACCTTGATGTTGCATGGCAGTGTTAATGCCGCCTTTGCCTGCTCGGATCTGATGAGCCTCTATGTGGCCCTGGAAGTATTGGGGGTAGCTGCGTTTTTATTGATTGCCTATCCCCGCAGCGATCGGGCCATCTGGGTTGCATTGCGCTATCTGTTTGTCAGCAACGTAGTGATGTTGTTCTACCTGGTGGGGACAGCACTGGTTTATCAGGCCAATCACTCCTTTGACTTCGTTGGGTTGCGCACCGCGCCTCCCGAAGCGATCGCCCTCGTCCTGCTGGGGCTGCTGGTCAAGGCGGGGATTTTTATATCTGGACTATGGTTACCCCTGACCCACTCGGAGTCGGAAACCCCCGTCTCGGCCCTGATGTCGGGGGTGGTGGTGAAGGCGTCGGTGTTACCGCTGGTGCGCTGTGCGTTGTTGTTTGAGACCGCCGAGCCGATCGTCCGCCTATTTGGAGTGGCGACGGCCCTCTTTGGCGTGTTCTATGCCGTCTTTGAGAAAGACACCAAGCGGATGTTGGCCTTTCATACGATCTCCCAGTTGGGGTTTGTGTTGGCAGCCCCGATCGTGGCTGGTTTTTATGCCCTGACCCACGGGCTGGTCAAATCGGCCCTGTTTTTGATCGCCGGGAATCTCCCCAGCCGGAGTTTTAAGGCGCTCAAGTCCCAAGCGATCTGGACACCCTTATGGGTTGCCCTCGCGATCGCCAGTTTCTCGATTTCGGGCTTCCCGCTGCTGTCAGGATTTGGGGCCAAGGTGTTGACCATGAAGAATTTAGAAGCTTGGCAGGTGATTGGCATGAACTTGGCGGCCCTGGGAACGGCGACCTCGTTTGCCAAATTTATTTTTCTCCCGCATGGTCTACCGCACCCGTCGCGTTTAGCCCTGGCTGGCCAGCCGGGTGAAGTTATCTTGCCGTCCCTAAGTCGCGGGTTTTGGGTCGCGATGGCGATCTTGTTGGGCGGTTTGGTAGTAGCCAATGGGGTGTACTACGAAGCCTACACCTGGGCCAATGTGGCCAAACCCCTCGTGACGATCGCCCTCGGCTGGGGAGTCTATCAATGGGTGTTGCCCCGGTTATCTCTCAAGCGGCCCCAGGTATTAGAGCAATTTGAACACCTGATGGGGATGATGGTGGTCATGCTCGTGGCGTTGTTCTGGATGGTGTTGGCATGA